Proteins encoded by one window of Candidatus Zixiibacteriota bacterium:
- a CDS encoding TonB-dependent receptor, protein MLRWPTFSQFIAAHVLVLSLIIVPSSNLRGENQSTGKDKEIEPDSSQATVIKGVVVQVDRIPQTLFRVPASASILNITEQERVRYSSMGQLVGSLPGVRSYPTGNTWGQSYVDVRGFYGGGQTQYLMATYEGIPLNDISSGLVEWNGFEVSDMTRIESVRGPVSAQYGDFGFGGIIALYSAPNGSGSVADMSLAAGSYHSAGITGRISKFVPGWSVSTSATRRKSDGWRQHSAYLSEKLSLRVDKEFSSKASLMGIFSYDHSAEEHPGALTEKELLENRTAAATDLSHNSFRDKTVLNHFVAGLSSAISILENFEIKPLVYFKSSRTDDVVTIGSPLQHLPKISDFGADVSLGYNGVALGRAARIVGGVAYEQGEVITEYFEAMTDSGDNPLISGGMGRRTTASVYIHGLLYISGPWFISLGGRVDNVRTFFDYKKSLAIPGSRQIRQHEFACTPKAAVGTALGQNFSIYASVVGAFKSPTLIHLYDSPPVFNPYAGQYTLISNSSLKSQKGNCYEAGLRAVGGNSLSVSLNYYYYLISNEIDFDLGRLNYTNIGKSCHSGFEMSISREIIDHFSATGNFNYNSSRLRNGEFAGNQINGVPEFTYDLEIKYDCRGRRYFLIELTGIGKEYLDQANEQRLKDYYDVSIACGFMISNFKLGGKIDNVLDRRFSFSGYVDPFVQQARYYPAPERNFMITISASI, encoded by the coding sequence ATGCTCAGGTGGCCAACATTTTCACAATTTATCGCAGCCCATGTTCTGGTGCTGTCGCTGATAATTGTGCCATCTTCGAATCTGCGAGGAGAGAATCAGTCTACAGGCAAAGACAAGGAGATAGAGCCTGATTCGTCGCAGGCCACCGTAATTAAAGGTGTTGTCGTTCAAGTCGACAGAATTCCACAGACACTATTCCGCGTTCCTGCCTCGGCCAGTATCCTGAATATCACAGAGCAAGAGCGTGTGCGGTATTCTTCAATGGGACAATTGGTCGGGAGTCTGCCCGGTGTACGTTCATATCCCACTGGAAACACATGGGGCCAGTCCTATGTCGATGTGCGAGGATTCTATGGTGGCGGCCAGACGCAATATTTGATGGCCACTTATGAAGGTATTCCCCTTAATGACATTTCTTCCGGTCTTGTGGAATGGAATGGATTTGAAGTCTCAGATATGACCCGGATTGAATCAGTCCGGGGGCCGGTCTCTGCCCAGTACGGCGATTTCGGATTTGGCGGCATAATCGCTCTATACTCTGCCCCCAATGGTTCCGGCTCAGTTGCAGATATGTCGCTTGCCGCCGGCTCATATCATTCTGCGGGTATTACAGGCCGGATAAGCAAGTTTGTGCCCGGGTGGTCGGTCAGTACTTCTGCGACCCGGCGCAAAAGTGACGGATGGCGCCAGCATAGCGCCTATCTGTCGGAAAAATTGTCGCTCAGAGTGGACAAAGAGTTCTCGAGCAAAGCGTCGTTGATGGGAATATTTTCGTATGATCATTCGGCCGAGGAACACCCCGGAGCATTGACCGAAAAAGAACTCCTGGAAAACCGGACGGCGGCGGCAACCGACCTTTCGCATAATTCCTTTCGGGATAAGACCGTGTTGAACCATTTTGTCGCCGGGCTATCGTCAGCCATTTCCATTCTTGAAAATTTTGAGATCAAACCGCTGGTTTATTTCAAGTCTTCCAGAACTGATGATGTTGTCACCATTGGATCGCCGCTTCAACACCTGCCGAAAATCTCTGATTTTGGGGCAGACGTATCTTTGGGTTATAATGGAGTAGCCTTGGGGCGTGCAGCAAGAATTGTCGGCGGTGTAGCTTATGAGCAAGGTGAAGTGATAACCGAATATTTTGAAGCAATGACGGATTCCGGGGATAATCCGTTGATTTCCGGCGGAATGGGCAGGAGAACAACTGCCTCTGTATACATTCATGGACTTCTCTATATCTCGGGACCGTGGTTTATATCTCTGGGTGGACGGGTTGATAACGTCAGGACATTCTTTGATTATAAGAAATCCTTGGCGATTCCTGGAAGCAGGCAAATCAGACAGCATGAATTCGCCTGCACGCCCAAGGCTGCCGTTGGTACGGCGCTGGGGCAGAATTTCTCAATTTATGCTTCAGTGGTGGGAGCATTCAAATCGCCGACATTAATTCATCTTTATGACTCTCCGCCGGTATTCAATCCTTATGCCGGGCAATATACTCTTATTTCGAACAGCTCGCTCAAGTCACAGAAAGGTAATTGTTATGAGGCCGGACTGAGAGCGGTTGGCGGCAATTCTCTTTCAGTCTCTCTAAATTACTACTATTATCTGATTAGCAATGAAATTGATTTTGATCTGGGAAGATTAAATTATACCAATATTGGGAAATCATGTCATTCCGGTTTTGAAATGAGCATTTCGCGAGAGATTATTGATCACTTTTCTGCGACCGGAAATTTCAATTACAATTCCAGCCGGCTCCGCAATGGGGAGTTTGCCGGAAACCAGATCAACGGCGTCCCCGAATTTACCTACGATTTAGAAATCAAGTATGACTGCCGGGGTAGACGGTACTTCCTAATAGAGCTGACAGGCATCGGTAAGGAATACCTGGACCAGGCCAATGAGCAACGCCTGAAGGATTACTACGATGTATCGATTGCGTGTGGATTCATGATATCGAATTTTAAGTTGGGCGGGAAGATAGATAATGTCCTTGACCGGAGGTTTAGTTTCTCTGGTTATGTCGACCCGTTTGTTCAACAAGCCCGGTATTATCCGGCCCC